In one Candidatus Hydrogenedentota bacterium genomic region, the following are encoded:
- the fliS gene encoding flagellar export chaperone FliS, whose protein sequence is MAAANPRVGAYQQVDIETASQGKLIVMLFNGAIKRAEEARRQLEKRNIPEAHRNLIRAQEILGELRGALNMKAGEIAENLDRIYEYLQHLLITANIRKDVAPIDQCIGFLTSIRDTWREVFDMVARDQATAAAPAINTHGNTVLNVQG, encoded by the coding sequence ATGGCCGCGGCAAATCCACGTGTGGGCGCATATCAGCAGGTAGACATCGAGACCGCTTCCCAGGGCAAACTGATCGTCATGCTGTTCAACGGCGCCATCAAACGCGCCGAAGAGGCCAGACGCCAGCTCGAAAAACGAAACATCCCCGAAGCGCACCGGAACCTCATTCGCGCCCAGGAGATCCTGGGGGAATTGCGCGGCGCGCTCAACATGAAAGCCGGAGAGATCGCGGAAAACCTCGACCGCATTTACGAATACCTGCAGCACCTGCTTATCACGGCCAACATACGCAAAGATGTCGCGCCCATTGACCAGTGCATAGGCTTTCTCACCTCGATCCGGGACACTTGGCGTGAGGTCTTCGACATGGTCGCCCGCGACCAGGCCACGGCCGCGGCGCCGGCCATCAACACGCACGGCAACACCGTGCTGAACGTGCAAGGGTAA
- a CDS encoding PTS sugar transporter subunit IIA: protein MLLTKFISKNCIVPEIEASTKPDTLKELTHLLFDRKKVKGMGPALDQIIARETTESTGIGQGIAVPHARVSGLKTLMCAVGRSTVGIDFMAVDRKPVHLVFLICYPPTQQTTYLNFIATIARMLREPDRLNALLRAETADEIYGVLEEMSENLVAPENHYAKQLKADPEVLKARDAHADLILLARLQLCQEMLDSAKTGKTQIRERIENIRSLVDPRILKHFDRLMKSRAPALVPVEGDTCQGCFMKLPSQFAQKVRQDAEHIHTCSNCSRFIYMV, encoded by the coding sequence ATGTTGCTTACGAAATTCATCTCGAAGAACTGTATTGTTCCGGAAATAGAAGCGTCCACGAAGCCGGATACATTGAAGGAATTGACACACCTGCTTTTCGACCGGAAGAAGGTCAAGGGTATGGGGCCCGCCTTGGACCAGATCATCGCGCGCGAAACGACGGAGAGCACGGGCATCGGCCAAGGCATTGCCGTGCCGCACGCCCGCGTATCCGGGCTGAAGACGCTGATGTGCGCCGTCGGGCGCAGTACGGTCGGCATCGATTTCATGGCGGTGGACCGCAAGCCGGTCCATCTGGTGTTCTTGATCTGTTATCCGCCTACGCAACAGACCACCTACTTGAATTTCATCGCGACGATTGCACGGATGTTGCGTGAACCCGACCGCCTGAACGCGTTGCTGCGCGCGGAAACCGCCGATGAGATATACGGCGTGCTCGAGGAGATGTCCGAAAATCTCGTGGCGCCGGAAAACCACTATGCCAAACAACTCAAGGCCGACCCGGAAGTACTCAAGGCCCGCGACGCGCACGCGGACCTCATCCTCCTGGCTCGCCTGCAGCTCTGCCAGGAAATGCTGGACTCGGCCAAGACGGGCAAGACGCAGATTCGCGAGCGTATTGAAAACATCCGCAGTCTGGTGGACCCGCGGATTCTCAAGCATTTCGACCGCCTGATGAAGAGCCGGGCACCCGCGCTCGTGCCGGTGGAAGGCGACACCTGCCAAGGGTGCTTCATGAAGCTGCCGTCGCAGTTCGCGCAGAAGGTCCGGCAGGATGCCGAGCACATCCACACGTGCAGCAACTGCAGCCGCTTCATCTACATGGTGTAA
- a CDS encoding ABC transporter ATP-binding protein, whose protein sequence is MSHDNGEKRDVVFRVRELRKDYRMGEVTVSALRGVTLDVAAGEFLVILGPSGSGKSTLLNIIGGLDAPSAGEVYFRDEVLTNYTDAQRTRYRRSRIGFVFQFYNLMPNLTAEENVALATEIAPDPMDPVEALRLVGLEARRTHFPSQMSGGEQQRVAIARAVAKRPEILLCDEPTGALDFSTGKVVLEALSDINVCLGATLIIITHNAAIGGMGDRVIRMSDGHVRDILVNARRKSPEELEW, encoded by the coding sequence ATGTCGCACGACAACGGAGAGAAGCGGGATGTCGTGTTTCGCGTACGCGAGCTGCGCAAAGACTACCGCATGGGCGAGGTTACCGTATCCGCGCTGCGCGGGGTCACCCTCGACGTTGCCGCGGGCGAGTTTCTCGTGATTCTCGGCCCCAGCGGCTCAGGGAAAAGCACGCTGCTGAACATCATCGGCGGCCTGGACGCGCCCTCCGCGGGCGAGGTCTATTTCCGCGACGAGGTACTGACGAACTACACCGATGCGCAGCGCACGCGTTACCGGCGGTCACGCATCGGCTTCGTGTTCCAGTTCTACAATCTCATGCCGAATTTGACCGCGGAAGAGAATGTTGCCCTTGCCACGGAGATCGCCCCGGACCCGATGGACCCCGTCGAAGCGTTGCGCCTGGTTGGACTCGAGGCGCGTCGCACGCATTTTCCTTCGCAGATGTCGGGCGGCGAACAGCAGCGCGTGGCTATCGCGCGGGCCGTGGCCAAGCGGCCCGAAATCCTGCTGTGCGACGAACCCACGGGCGCCCTGGATTTTTCGACCGGCAAGGTCGTACTCGAAGCGCTGAGCGACATCAACGTGTGTCTGGGCGCGACCCTTATCATCATCACGCACAACGCGGCCATCGGCGGCATGGGCGACCGGGTAATACGCATGTCGGACGGCCACGTGCGCGACATCCTCGTGAACGCGCGGCGCAAGTCCCCGGAAGAACTGGAATGGTAA
- a CDS encoding shikimate dehydrogenase: protein MKIDTATQVCAVIGNPVEHSLSPLIHNAAFEATGLNYVYVAFRVEDVTGCLQGMRALPGLRGLSVTIPHKVAVMPHLDEVDAMAVRVGCVNTITNVNGRLAGTVTDGLGTLRAFEEAGVALAGRRVLFLGSGGAVRAVAFAFLEHGGVGSMTVLGRNPERLAKLVGDLRSHGRVPVESGSIAEDVGNAVPAHDIIVHGTPVGMFPHSVGETCVPAALLRAGQVVFDMVYRPLRTRLLADADAAGCTIIPGLEMLVNQAVLQFETWTGVAAPRSVMRDTLMAALRQT, encoded by the coding sequence GTGAAGATCGATACCGCGACACAGGTATGCGCCGTCATCGGCAATCCCGTAGAACACTCGCTGTCGCCGTTGATACACAACGCGGCGTTCGAGGCCACGGGGCTCAATTATGTGTACGTGGCGTTCCGGGTAGAGGACGTGACGGGGTGTCTGCAGGGCATGCGCGCCCTGCCGGGCCTGCGCGGGTTGAGCGTCACCATACCGCACAAGGTCGCCGTGATGCCGCATCTCGACGAAGTCGACGCCATGGCGGTGCGTGTTGGGTGCGTGAACACGATCACGAATGTGAACGGGCGCCTCGCCGGAACCGTGACGGACGGTCTGGGCACGTTGCGCGCTTTCGAGGAGGCGGGCGTCGCGCTCGCAGGGAGACGCGTGTTGTTCCTGGGCTCCGGCGGCGCTGTGCGGGCCGTAGCGTTTGCGTTCCTCGAGCACGGCGGCGTGGGAAGCATGACCGTTCTGGGGCGGAACCCGGAACGGCTGGCCAAGTTGGTGGGCGATCTGCGCTCCCACGGCCGGGTCCCCGTGGAAAGCGGGAGTATTGCCGAAGACGTGGGTAATGCCGTGCCCGCCCATGACATCATCGTACACGGCACTCCGGTGGGCATGTTTCCTCACTCCGTCGGTGAAACCTGCGTGCCGGCCGCCTTGCTGCGCGCAGGACAGGTGGTGTTCGACATGGTGTACCGCCCGTTGCGAACGCGCCTCCTGGCGGACGCGGACGCGGCCGGCTGCACGATTATTCCGGGATTGGAAATGCTGGTAAACCAGGCCGTTTTGCAGTTCGAGACGTGGACAGGCGTGGCGGCGCCGCGGTCCGTCATGCGCGACACGCTCATGGCCGCGTTGCGGCAAACGTGA
- a CDS encoding FtsX-like permease family protein, with protein sequence MVMRILHRKLLRTLLKTPGQSLAVVMVVLCGTACYICIASAYRNLLLTRDTYYAQHRFADFEIHLERAPVTATAKLSAITGVRRVRGRIVQDVKVDVPGERESRIGRLISMPDPREPVLNDICLRRGRYFSEGAQNEVILSERFAVKNGLELGGQVEVSVESRRYPLRIVGLALSPEYVYMIRNVQELVPSFERFGILWVPQAFAETALDMREACNNIVGVVDEIETLDGVLERAEEILEPYGVFAKTKRENQISNRFLSDEIKGLGVSARIIPAIFQGVAALILLVLLNRMVRTERTQIGLLKAYGYSNIQVAGHYLQFALILAVLGAVGAFGVGQWLAYGMIQMYVEVYQFPLLESRVYPDVISRSIGIAMVFAVLGALSAAIRAARIHPAESMRPEAPRYAHRVWLERFTRLWRRLSFTGKMICRNISRNAFRAGINAFGVMVSAAILIVGFFTMDALHYGLDMQFHQMQRQDLKISFQLEQGRQTYYDVLRFDHVRDAEPVLEYPFEIRNGWRKKDIIVTGLPRGADMQRLLDENGTRVDVGEDGLSIDEHLALTLGISVGDRVVLKPLMGRVTQESEVVVRRIYRQFLGVGAYMNIGALSHLLNEPFVMNAALLRTEPGREPDVNFALRDVAAVASIVSRERAYQAVLDTLAQSMRVMNVMLVLFAGVIAFAVIYNVTSVSLAERQRELASLRVMGLTVSEVGRIMYIENFVLGVLGLLAGFPSGFALCRLLIHAYDSDLYRLPFHISARTLGITTALTLAFIIAANLAVSVKVRRLDLVEVLKERE encoded by the coding sequence ATGGTAATGCGCATCCTGCACAGGAAGCTCCTGCGCACCCTGCTCAAGACGCCTGGGCAGTCGCTCGCGGTAGTAATGGTTGTGCTGTGCGGCACGGCCTGTTATATCTGTATTGCGTCGGCATACCGCAATCTTCTGCTCACGCGCGACACCTACTACGCACAGCACCGTTTCGCCGATTTCGAGATCCACCTGGAGCGCGCGCCCGTGACCGCCACCGCCAAGCTGTCGGCCATTACGGGAGTGCGCCGTGTGCGGGGCCGCATCGTCCAGGATGTCAAGGTGGACGTGCCTGGTGAACGGGAGTCGCGCATCGGGCGACTCATCTCGATGCCCGACCCGCGCGAGCCCGTGCTCAACGACATCTGTCTGCGCCGCGGCCGCTATTTCTCCGAGGGCGCGCAGAACGAAGTTATCCTCAGCGAGCGATTCGCGGTCAAGAATGGTCTGGAACTCGGAGGCCAAGTCGAGGTGTCCGTCGAGAGCCGCCGCTACCCTCTGCGCATAGTCGGACTCGCGCTGTCACCCGAATATGTCTACATGATACGCAACGTGCAGGAACTCGTGCCCAGTTTCGAGCGTTTCGGCATCCTGTGGGTGCCGCAGGCCTTCGCCGAGACCGCGCTGGACATGCGCGAGGCCTGCAATAACATCGTGGGCGTCGTCGACGAAATCGAAACGCTGGACGGCGTGCTCGAGCGCGCGGAGGAGATACTCGAGCCCTACGGCGTCTTCGCCAAGACCAAGCGGGAAAACCAGATTTCGAACCGTTTTCTCTCGGACGAGATCAAGGGCCTTGGCGTTTCCGCGCGGATTATCCCCGCGATTTTCCAGGGGGTAGCCGCACTAATCCTGCTTGTGCTGCTCAACCGCATGGTGCGCACGGAGCGCACGCAGATCGGGCTGCTCAAGGCCTACGGTTACAGCAACATTCAGGTGGCCGGGCATTACCTTCAATTCGCGCTGATCCTGGCCGTACTTGGCGCCGTCGGCGCGTTTGGGGTGGGCCAGTGGCTTGCCTACGGCATGATCCAGATGTATGTCGAGGTCTATCAGTTTCCCCTGCTCGAATCCCGCGTGTACCCCGATGTGATTTCCCGATCCATCGGCATCGCCATGGTTTTCGCCGTGCTTGGCGCGCTCAGCGCCGCCATCCGCGCCGCGCGCATCCATCCCGCCGAGTCCATGCGGCCGGAAGCACCCCGCTACGCTCACCGCGTCTGGCTCGAACGCTTCACGCGGCTCTGGCGGCGCCTCAGTTTCACCGGGAAGATGATCTGCCGAAACATCTCGCGCAACGCCTTTCGTGCGGGAATCAATGCTTTCGGCGTCATGGTGTCCGCCGCGATCCTGATCGTGGGTTTCTTCACCATGGATGCCCTGCACTATGGCCTCGACATGCAGTTCCACCAGATGCAGCGCCAGGACCTCAAGATCAGTTTTCAACTCGAACAGGGCAGGCAGACCTATTACGATGTGCTGCGTTTCGACCATGTGCGCGACGCCGAGCCCGTGCTTGAGTACCCCTTCGAAATCCGCAATGGATGGCGCAAGAAGGACATTATCGTGACCGGCCTGCCCCGCGGCGCGGATATGCAGCGTCTGCTCGATGAAAACGGCACGCGCGTCGATGTTGGGGAGGATGGCCTCAGCATTGACGAACACCTCGCGCTGACGCTTGGCATTTCCGTGGGCGACCGCGTGGTGCTCAAACCGCTCATGGGTCGCGTTACGCAAGAAAGCGAGGTCGTGGTGCGCCGTATCTACCGCCAGTTTCTGGGGGTGGGCGCGTACATGAACATCGGCGCGCTCAGCCATCTTCTCAACGAGCCGTTCGTCATGAACGCGGCGCTGCTTCGCACCGAACCGGGCCGTGAACCGGACGTCAACTTCGCGCTGCGCGACGTCGCCGCCGTGGCGTCCATCGTTTCGCGCGAACGAGCGTACCAGGCGGTACTGGATACGCTCGCGCAGAGCATGCGCGTTATGAACGTCATGCTGGTCTTGTTCGCGGGCGTGATCGCTTTTGCGGTCATTTACAACGTTACTTCCGTATCCTTGGCCGAACGGCAGCGCGAACTTGCCTCGCTTCGCGTCATGGGGCTTACCGTCTCCGAAGTCGGCCGCATCATGTACATCGAGAACTTCGTTCTGGGCGTACTGGGCCTGCTGGCCGGTTTTCCGAGCGGGTTTGCGCTCTGCCGGCTGCTCATTCACGCGTACGACTCCGACCTCTACCGGCTTCCCTTCCACATCTCCGCGCGCACTCTCGGCATCACCACCGCGCTCACCTTGGCCTTTATCATCGCAGCCAATCTGGCCGTCAGTGTCAAGGTCAGGCGTCTCGACCTCGTGGAGGTGCTCAAGGAACGTGAGTAG
- the glgP gene encoding alpha-glucan family phosphorylase, translating into MATVMRYTVVPKLPDRVAKLADIANNMWWCWDPDAIELFLRIDRHKMWVAMHQNPKRMLGEVSQIRFEELVRDESFLAHFDRVVRKLEDYMRGSRWAEKHPAAPEGFEIAYFSAEYGIHECLTVYSGGLGVLAGDHLKASSDLGIPLVAIGLLYRSGYFRQYLNADGWQQEEYPRNDFYNMPIELVYDADGAPLHVEVPYPGRTVKGRVWQCHVGRVPLYLLDTDYEENTPEDRRITGELYGGDRDTRIRQEIMLGMGGVMALHKLGHRPTCFHMNEGHSAFMTLQRIKELVQFEGQQFHEALETIKAGSFFTTHTPVPAGNDMFDPQMVEYYFSKYCEEVGITTDQLLALGRQNPADKREPFCMTVLAIKLSAGANGVSRLHGEVARNMWRNTWKGIPENEIPITHITNGIHTRFWISRDLADLYDRYLGPGWINSPDDQSIWEHIDEVPDTELWRTHERRRERLVTFARRRLHTQLTNRGAPSTELRLAMEVLDPESLTIGFARRFATYKRATLILRDAERLRRILLHADTPVQFIIAGKAHPADHQAKHLIRDLVHFARDPDIRMHFVFIENYDINVARYLVQGVDCWLNTPRRPMEASGTSGMKAAANGALNISVPDGWWCEAAIPGVNGWNIGLGETYDTIEEQDNVESQALYEILEQEVVPTFYDRGRDGLPREWIARMKAAIRTISPVFNTHRMVQEYTDRFYLPCSTRRSEFKQDNRLRARTLAAWKQLMHKHWPKVAVRNVQCGDRDRLPCGAQLPVSAEVVLEGLTPDDVTVEIYYGDLDPEGQVTLGRAVEMACTGPAGKDVYRFEGAVVCEKTGQQGFTVRAIPNHSDLAEKHETALIVWA; encoded by the coding sequence ATGGCCACGGTAATGCGGTACACGGTGGTCCCGAAGCTGCCCGATCGCGTCGCGAAACTGGCGGATATCGCGAACAACATGTGGTGGTGCTGGGACCCGGACGCCATTGAATTGTTTCTGCGCATCGACCGCCACAAGATGTGGGTGGCGATGCATCAGAACCCGAAACGCATGCTTGGCGAGGTCAGTCAAATCCGCTTCGAAGAGCTTGTTCGGGACGAATCCTTCCTCGCGCATTTCGATCGTGTCGTGCGAAAACTCGAGGACTATATGCGGGGCAGCCGCTGGGCAGAAAAGCACCCCGCCGCGCCGGAAGGATTCGAAATCGCCTATTTCTCCGCCGAATACGGCATTCACGAGTGCCTGACAGTCTATTCGGGCGGCTTGGGCGTGCTCGCTGGGGACCATCTCAAGGCGTCCAGCGACCTTGGCATTCCCCTTGTCGCCATTGGGTTGCTTTACCGGTCCGGTTACTTCCGCCAGTACCTGAATGCCGACGGCTGGCAGCAGGAAGAATACCCGCGCAACGATTTCTACAACATGCCGATCGAGCTGGTCTACGACGCGGACGGCGCGCCGCTGCACGTCGAAGTTCCGTATCCGGGGCGCACCGTGAAGGGGCGGGTCTGGCAGTGTCACGTCGGGCGCGTGCCGCTCTATCTGCTGGATACGGACTACGAAGAGAACACGCCGGAAGACCGGCGCATCACGGGCGAGTTGTACGGCGGCGACCGCGACACGCGCATCCGCCAGGAGATCATGCTGGGCATGGGCGGCGTGATGGCGCTGCACAAGCTGGGCCACCGCCCCACGTGCTTCCACATGAACGAAGGGCATTCGGCGTTCATGACGCTGCAGCGCATCAAGGAACTCGTGCAGTTCGAGGGACAGCAGTTTCACGAAGCGCTCGAGACCATCAAGGCCGGCAGTTTCTTCACCACGCATACGCCCGTGCCCGCGGGCAACGACATGTTCGACCCGCAAATGGTCGAATACTATTTTTCCAAGTACTGCGAAGAGGTCGGCATCACCACGGACCAGCTGCTGGCGCTGGGCCGGCAGAACCCGGCCGACAAGCGCGAGCCCTTCTGCATGACCGTGCTCGCCATCAAGCTCTCCGCGGGCGCGAACGGCGTCAGCCGGCTGCACGGCGAAGTGGCGCGAAACATGTGGCGCAACACGTGGAAGGGCATACCGGAAAACGAAATCCCCATTACGCACATCACCAATGGCATCCACACCCGGTTCTGGATCTCGCGCGACCTGGCCGACCTGTACGACCGTTACCTCGGGCCGGGCTGGATCAACAGCCCCGATGACCAGTCCATTTGGGAGCATATCGACGAAGTGCCCGATACGGAACTGTGGCGCACGCACGAGCGCCGCCGTGAGCGGCTCGTCACGTTTGCGCGGCGCCGGCTGCACACCCAGCTTACCAACCGTGGCGCGCCCAGCACCGAACTGAGGCTGGCCATGGAGGTGCTCGACCCGGAATCGCTGACCATCGGTTTCGCGCGCCGGTTTGCCACGTACAAACGCGCTACGCTCATATTGCGCGACGCCGAGCGTCTGCGCCGGATTCTGCTGCACGCCGACACGCCCGTCCAGTTTATTATTGCGGGCAAGGCGCACCCGGCCGACCACCAGGCGAAGCACCTGATCCGCGACCTCGTCCACTTCGCCCGGGACCCGGATATCCGAATGCACTTCGTCTTTATTGAGAACTATGACATCAACGTGGCGCGGTATCTCGTGCAGGGGGTGGACTGCTGGCTGAACACGCCGCGCCGGCCCATGGAGGCAAGCGGCACCAGTGGCATGAAAGCCGCGGCCAACGGCGCGCTGAACATCTCCGTGCCCGATGGCTGGTGGTGTGAAGCGGCGATCCCCGGCGTGAACGGATGGAACATAGGACTGGGCGAGACCTACGACACCATCGAGGAACAGGACAACGTGGAGTCGCAGGCTCTGTACGAAATCCTCGAACAGGAAGTGGTGCCGACCTTCTACGACCGTGGCCGCGACGGGCTGCCGCGCGAGTGGATCGCGCGCATGAAAGCCGCCATTCGCACCATCTCCCCCGTCTTCAACACGCATCGCATGGTGCAGGAGTATACCGATCGCTTTTACCTGCCCTGTTCGACCCGGCGCAGCGAGTTCAAGCAAGACAATCGGCTGCGCGCCCGGACTCTCGCGGCCTGGAAACAACTCATGCACAAGCATTGGCCCAAGGTGGCTGTCCGGAACGTGCAGTGCGGCGACCGCGACAGGTTGCCGTGCGGAGCGCAGCTTCCGGTCAGCGCCGAGGTCGTGCTCGAAGGGTTGACTCCCGACGACGTGACCGTGGAAATCTACTACGGCGACCTCGACCCGGAGGGTCAAGTAACCCTCGGGCGCGCCGTGGAGATGGCCTGCACGGGACCGGCAGGCAAGGATGTGTACCGTTTTGAAGGCGCGGTTGTCTGCGAGAAGACAGGACAACAAGGCTTCACCGTCCGGGCCATTCCCAACCACTCCGACTTGGCGGAAAAACACGAGACGGCGCTGATTGTCTGGGCGTAG
- a CDS encoding cyclic nucleotide-binding domain-containing protein: MAMTRAQLESLIQRVSLFQGLIPEEVEKIFAHGLTMAFKKGDVLFYRDTVGNQMYVVLGGRVGVFGDGDTCLATLTTGDMFGEMALVTHERRSATVKGLEDGYVFVLNEITFYRLLTKKVAIQILLNMVRTLSHRLKEANARLRQ, encoded by the coding sequence ATGGCCATGACGCGCGCTCAACTCGAGTCCCTGATTCAACGTGTCTCCCTCTTTCAGGGTCTGATTCCGGAGGAGGTCGAGAAAATCTTCGCGCATGGGTTGACCATGGCGTTCAAGAAGGGCGACGTGCTGTTTTACAGGGACACGGTCGGCAATCAGATGTACGTCGTGCTCGGCGGCAGAGTGGGCGTCTTCGGGGACGGGGACACGTGTCTGGCCACCCTGACCACGGGGGACATGTTCGGCGAAATGGCGCTCGTAACGCATGAACGCCGCAGCGCTACCGTCAAAGGCCTTGAAGACGGCTATGTCTTCGTGCTGAACGAGATTACCTTCTATCGCCTGCTCACCAAGAAGGTGGCGATCCAAATCCTCCTCAACATGGTGCGCACGCTCTCCCACCGTCTCAAGGAAGCCAACGCTCGTCTGCGGCAATAG
- the fliD gene encoding flagellar filament capping protein FliD, translated as MSGLISVGGLVSGLDTNTLIAQLMQLERQPIVRIEDRISNLELQRDAIRGLRTTLTTLRNRMQDFRLNSVFSQFAAASSEEKVLTSQVSGENPVSGSFSVNVTQLASATTAQGSSVLGASINTAASLDTSGINQEITGGAFSINGVQFTVDPATQSLDDIISQINASAAGVTATYNAGTDTIAIANTAPGDTGVINFGASGDTSNFLSVLGATGATQYTNGSGSTEVTGTRHLGAIEPSEALGNTNFAGGAVTAGAFSINGVAIAVDPANDSMLDIVARINASDANVTASYDTATDTLRVVSNTLGSRTIRFGAAGDTSNFLTVAGLDTAVQTAGNDAQFTVNGGAVQTRSTNEIADVIGGVTVTLLSTGTSTVTVAVDDEAIIEDVRGFLDEFNAAISELRQLTANEGTLRGDSTLRQIENYLFGNIFSQVTGIAGEFSTLLDIGISTGEEFDSSATPALQLDEEDFRAALRDDASNVAALFANDAENGIADIFFDYLDEVAGFSGFLNQRARANGILDQQVQGLNGQIDRIEERLTQKEERLRRQFLRMEQMLAQFQNQGTALSNLSLQIGNF; from the coding sequence GTGAGCGGTTTGATCAGCGTGGGCGGACTGGTAAGCGGCCTGGACACGAACACCCTGATAGCGCAGCTGATGCAGTTGGAGAGGCAACCGATTGTACGGATTGAAGACCGCATCAGCAATCTGGAGCTACAGCGCGACGCGATCCGCGGCCTGCGCACGACACTTACGACGCTGCGCAACCGCATGCAGGATTTCCGGCTGAACAGCGTGTTCAGCCAGTTTGCCGCGGCTTCCAGCGAGGAGAAGGTCCTTACGAGCCAAGTCTCCGGGGAAAACCCCGTCTCCGGCTCGTTCTCGGTCAACGTGACCCAACTGGCGAGCGCCACAACGGCGCAGGGCAGCAGCGTGCTCGGCGCCTCGATCAACACCGCAGCCTCGTTGGATACCAGCGGGATCAATCAGGAGATCACGGGCGGCGCCTTCTCCATCAACGGCGTGCAGTTCACCGTGGACCCGGCGACACAGAGCCTCGATGACATTATTTCGCAGATCAACGCGAGCGCGGCCGGCGTGACCGCCACGTACAACGCCGGCACCGACACCATCGCTATCGCGAACACGGCCCCGGGCGACACCGGTGTCATCAACTTCGGCGCGTCCGGTGACACGAGCAACTTTCTTTCGGTACTCGGCGCGACAGGGGCGACCCAGTACACCAACGGCAGCGGCTCGACGGAAGTCACGGGCACCCGGCACCTGGGCGCCATTGAGCCTTCCGAGGCGCTGGGAAACACAAACTTTGCGGGCGGCGCCGTAACGGCCGGCGCGTTCTCCATCAATGGTGTCGCGATCGCGGTGGACCCCGCCAACGATTCCATGCTGGACATCGTAGCGCGGATCAATGCGTCTGACGCGAACGTGACGGCCAGTTACGACACAGCCACCGATACCCTTCGGGTCGTGTCAAACACACTGGGCAGCCGCACCATTCGCTTCGGGGCGGCCGGCGACACGAGCAATTTCCTCACGGTGGCCGGGCTCGATACGGCGGTCCAGACCGCGGGCAACGACGCCCAGTTCACGGTGAATGGCGGGGCCGTGCAGACGCGCAGCACCAACGAGATCGCGGATGTCATCGGCGGCGTTACGGTCACGCTGCTGAGCACGGGCACGAGCACGGTGACGGTTGCGGTGGATGATGAGGCCATTATTGAAGACGTGCGCGGATTCCTCGATGAATTCAACGCGGCCATCAGCGAACTGCGCCAGTTGACGGCGAATGAGGGGACATTGCGCGGCGACTCGACGCTGCGCCAGATCGAAAACTACTTGTTCGGCAACATCTTCAGCCAGGTGACCGGCATCGCCGGGGAATTCTCGACGCTGCTGGATATCGGTATCTCAACCGGCGAAGAATTCGATTCCAGCGCAACGCCGGCCCTCCAGCTGGACGAAGAGGATTTCCGGGCCGCGTTGCGCGACGACGCGAGCAATGTCGCGGCCCTTTTCGCGAACGACGCGGAGAACGGCATTGCCGACATATTCTTTGACTATCTGGACGAGGTGGCGGGTTTTTCGGGGTTCCTGAACCAACGGGCGCGCGCAAACGGAATCCTGGACCAGCAAGTCCAGGGACTTAACGGTCAGATTGACCGTATCGAAGAACGTCTGACGCAGAAGGAAGAACGTCTGCGACGGCAGTTCTTGCGCATGGAACAGATGCTGGCGCAGTTCCAGAATCAGGGTACCGCGTTAAGCAACCTTTCTTTGCAGATCGGCAACTTTTAG